The Chelonia mydas isolate rCheMyd1 chromosome 20, rCheMyd1.pri.v2, whole genome shotgun sequence genome includes the window GCGGTAAAGGGGGAGGACGCTGCCGGTGCCCCGGGGCTGCCCTGGTCTGGGAAGCATTTAAGCTCCCTGCGCATCTGTCGCGTGCTTGGGGGCCAgaccccttttttcccctgcccccccccccgccaccctgtAGCCCCCCAGGAGCGGGCGCCCAGGTgggtgcagagggggaggggaaagtctGTTGCCTCTCATTGCCCAGAAGCGATTGCCTGCAGGGGGCaatcggggcagggggtggcgatggggtggggggagtgtgagGTGGCGGGGACTGTCCTGGGCTGGGACTGCAGTGATCAGAGCTTGCCAGCCACCCCGACACCACTGTAGATGGGCGCAGGGATCCTGTTCTGCCCCTGTGACGAGGAGCTGGGGTCTGTGCCCCGTCCCCCCAGGTCCTCTTGCCCTTCCGTGTCCCGGGTAATTAAAGCTAGAAGGAGCCCCCCCTAGCCCCGCCGTGATGCCTGGGGGAGCCCTTCACATTGGTGCCAGGCAGGCACCAGCAGCGGGCGCCCTCACGTCATGAGCCTCCGTCCTCAGGGTGACCCTGGCAAGGTGGAAAATCACCCAGGAGAAGGAGTAGTTTGAGAGCCTCAGGTTTCTCACGGCACCCACCGGGTTTATGCCCCTCCCAGGCTCCGCTCCCCTCTGACCCCAAACCCCTGAGGCTACCCCCGAAATCTaatcccccctctcccgccctgGTGTGCGCTGGCGAGGGGCAGCCCCAGGCACTCACCCTGGCATCTCTTCCTGCCCTAGGTTTCGCTGGAGAGCCCCGGCCTGGCCCTGATGGCAACGGAGGCCGTGTCCctgccaccctctgccccagaggaGTGCCAGGGGGATTCCCCCGCTGGCCtgtgcccagctggggagggcatGGATGTCCCCGGGAAGGGGCACAGGCCAGGGGAAGGTGGCATTGACCCTGTCATTGCACAAGAGAGGGAGCCTGGGGCACCCAAGCCCCCTGGCACCACTGGCCAGGACGAGGCCCCAACACACGGACAGTCCCCTGctgcctcaggggaggggggcaaccAGGCCGATCACCgcagctcctgccccgctcccccggcGCAGCCAGACCCTGCTGATGCCTCAGGCCGGCCAGCCTGTGGAGGGGAGGGCAGCAAGGATGTCTTTGGTGACCCCCCCGATGCCACCCCCTCCTCGGAGCCACCTCAAGCTGCCAACGTCCACGGCCAAGCGAGCCCCGGGGAGCCAAAGCTGAGTGCCAGCTCCGAGCAGGGCTGCCAGGAGAGCACCGAGGCAGCGGGCACAGAGACGGGCGAGGAGAAGGCCTCCGGCCCGCATGGGGACAAGTCACCAGCCACCGGCCCGCGGTCAGATCAGCCGGCGGAGGAGTCTGAAAAGGATCCCCGGCTGGCTGGGGAACAGGGACCCCATGCGCTGGGTAGCGCTGGTGCCAAGGGGGGCCAGGATGCCAGCTGCCCACTCCAGCCGGATGGCACGCTGGTGCCAGGGGGACCCTTGCTGGCACTGGGGGACCTCGCCCCttgcagccagcagggggcagcaggcgCCAGGCCTGAGACGGCAGTGCCAAGGTCTCCCGTGGCAACTGGTGACTCCTCTGGGCCTGCCCGCCTGGCGCGCGATAGCAgctgggagccggggggcggggaaggcCAGAGGGAGGGACCAGCTGGCAGCTCAGCAGGTGGAGCCGGTGACAACAATAAACCCTGGGGTGAGGTCGGAGCCAGGGCTGTGGTGGAATCTGAGCCGAACGAGGTGCCACCCAGCGCTGCCGGGCCCCGAGAGACCTCGCCCGGGGGAGACGGTGCCAGGGAGCCAGATGGTGCTGAAGATCTGGGCGGTGCCGCAGGTCCAGCGGATACCAGGGATCTGACTGGTACCAAAGGTCCAGCCGGTCCGCCAGAGACAGCCGGTGCCGCAGATCTGGCCAGTGAAGATCCAGCTGCTCCCAGCGATCGGGGCAGTGCGGCAGCTCCAGCCTGTGCCAACGGGCAGACCAGTGCCGGGGACCCAGCTGGGGTCAAAGACCCAGGAGCTGCCTCGGAGCAGAAGGGGGAGAGCATGGAGAACGGGGACCTCTCCAGTGACGGCGAAGCCTCTCCAGCCCTGAAGCCGGGCGGCGAGACCCCCATCGAGCGGGAGATCCGGCTGCACCAGGAGAGGGAGGAGACCCTGAGGCGGCAGCGGGGCCTGGCCAGCTCGCGGGACACCCAGCAGTACGTGGAGGTGCGGATGAAGCCCATTTTGAGCCAGGCCCAGCCACCCGCCCAGCTGCCCAAGGAGAAGGAGCGCCAGTGGGCCGGGGCCCAGATGCAGCGGGAGATCCAGCGGGAGAGGCTCCGTGAGGAAGACCTGGTGCAGCTGGGCAAGGTGCGGGGCACCTACGACCGGGGCaccccccaggagctgcaggagaagaAGATGCTTTTcgagcagcagcccagccccgAGCCTCCTTCCCCCCGGAAGCCGGCGAGGGTCACCTGCGGCAGCAGTGCCGAGACcccccgagatcagggcccccggGGACCATCCTTCGCCGAGGCCAACAGCCGGGCCAACATGGTCATCCTGGAGCCCAGCACCCTGctgcgccccagccccagccgccaGGCCCCCCTGGAGTGGAGCTCCTCGGCCCAGGGCAACCCCTTCTTCAGACTGCGCTCCAGGAGCCCCCAGTCCCggctggagctggaggtgcaggAGGCCCAGAAGAGGGAACAGGAGCtgcagaaacagaggcacagtcTGTACGGCTGGGACCTGCCCGGCGATGCCCAGGGGGCGGCCGAAGGGGAGGAGCCGCGCCGCAGCCAGCCAGGTAAGGGGGGCTCACCGGGGGCTGCAGAAACCAGGTCTAGGGGCAGCTGGAGGAAGGCAGTGCTGATGAGGGGTTAGAGCACTGGGCTTACGAggcaggactcctaggttcttcCCCTGGAACCAGGTGGGAGCATTGCTTAATACCTAGAACtggggtctgggagtcaggacgcctgggttctctttccaACTCCAGGAAGGAACAGGGCCTGAGAGCCTGTGATGGAGGCCTGAGAGCCAGGACTGGGGTCGATGGCCAGCTGTCACTGACTCCCTGTGCGACCTgcactctgtgcctcggtttccccatccgTAACATGGAGCTAATGACACTGACCATCTCTGAGGGCCACTGGTGAGAGACCATTCCAGCCCAGCCGCCGGCTGTGACAGGGAGCTGTTCCCATGGGATGAGTGCAGTGGGACCCCCTTCCTGGCTGCCTCATGACTGGCATCCCACTCGTGCCCAGTGGGTGTTGCCAATGGGCTAGCAGGGAGCGTCCGGATAGTGGGGGTAACGGGCACCCAGatttgccctgctgctgctccccgcaAGGGTCCAATGGCGCAGACGCGGGGCTGGCAAAGACAGCGACTCCTGGGG containing:
- the MISP3 gene encoding uncharacterized protein MISP3, with product MATEAVSLPPSAPEECQGDSPAGLCPAGEGMDVPGKGHRPGEGGIDPVIAQEREPGAPKPPGTTGQDEAPTHGQSPAASGEGGNQADHRSSCPAPPAQPDPADASGRPACGGEGSKDVFGDPPDATPSSEPPQAANVHGQASPGEPKLSASSEQGCQESTEAAGTETGEEKASGPHGDKSPATGPRSDQPAEESEKDPRLAGEQGPHALGSAGAKGGQDASCPLQPDGTLVPGGPLLALGDLAPCSQQGAAGARPETAVPRSPVATGDSSGPARLARDSSWEPGGGEGQREGPAGSSAGGAGDNNKPWGEVGARAVVESEPNEVPPSAAGPRETSPGGDGAREPDGAEDLGGAAGPADTRDLTGTKGPAGPPETAGAADLASEDPAAPSDRGSAAAPACANGQTSAGDPAGVKDPGAASEQKGESMENGDLSSDGEASPALKPGGETPIEREIRLHQEREETLRRQRGLASSRDTQQYVEVRMKPILSQAQPPAQLPKEKERQWAGAQMQREIQRERLREEDLVQLGKVRGTYDRGTPQELQEKKMLFEQQPSPEPPSPRKPARVTCGSSAETPRDQGPRGPSFAEANSRANMVILEPSTLLRPSPSRQAPLEWSSSAQGNPFFRLRSRSPQSRLELEVQEAQKREQELQKQRHSLYGWDLPGDAQGAAEGEEPRRSQPERPSCGKLDVTWPPRAPSESPQENGLDQVEKSPRSLRQKSALIQRWESGAVSNPESQE